The sequence below is a genomic window from Blastopirellula marina.
CGATGGCATCGGCCTCATCGATTTCAAACTGATGGCGTTCGCCTCCACGTTTTAGGCTCTTTCTACGTCGAGCACTCTCGATCAGAATTCGCCTCATCGCCTCGGCCGCGGCTCCAAAGAAATGGGCACGTCCATCCCACCCATCGTGCAAGTTTCCAACCAGGCGAAGATAGGCCTCATGCACCAGAGCGGTGGGTTGAAGAGTTTGACCGGGAAGTTCATTTCGTATTTTTTGTGCCGCAATATGCCTGAGTTCAGCATATACCAAGGGTAACAACTCGCTTGTGGCCGAGCGGTTTCCGTTCTGAATCTGCTGAATGATGCGGGTCACTTCCGACAAGCGATGACTCCCAGTCGGTGGCTAACGTCTTTCATGCTTACATTATCGGCCACCAATTCCTGAATTACTAGCGATACCAGCTTTAGTTTTGACCACTATCGGGCAAGTACAGTCGAACAATCTGACTACGGTCCTGCACCCTCTCCCTAGAAGAACTCTGGACTACTACCACTTATAGACTGGTTTCCTTCATGGGGCAGGTCATGTCTGCGTTCAAACAATCTTCTGAAACATCTTCGCTTTCTCTAGCATTCGTTGGAAACGAACGGCTGGAAATACCAACGCTTGACGGCAACTAGAGCCTTCCTTAGATCATCGGTGGCAAGTAGAGCACACGGAATCAAGAACAACGTTACTAGCGTGGCAAACATAACGCCGAATGCCAGCGATGCGGCCATTGGGATTAAAAACTGAGCCTGCAACGATTTGTCCATCAACAAGGGCACGAGCCCGACAAAGGTAGTGATCGATGTCAGCATGATCGGACGAAAACGTCTAGCCCCCGCTTGGAGCGCTGCTTCGCGAAGTGAGGCCCCTTCCGCGCGACGTTGATTCACATAATCGACCATTACAAGTGTGTCGTTAACGGCAACACCAGCAAGGGCAAGCATTCCGAAGATTGATAGATACGAAGGAGTGATATCCATCGCGATGTGTCCCAGAAGTGCGCCAATAATCGCAAAAGGAACGGCCAATAAGACGAAGAATGGCTGCCCCAGCGACTTCAATGCAACTGCCAGCAATCCATAAAGGACAAAGGCCAGTAAACATGCTCCAAGTATCGTCTTCCGCTGTGCATCTTCTGCTTCGGCAACGTAGCCTACATACTCGAAACTAAGATTATGCTGCTGGCACAATTCTTGGATCTCTGGAGAGAGTTCCTCGGCGATTCCTAGGATATCAACAGTCGCGTCAACCGGTTGAGCCCCACAGCGAAGTATCTCTGCTCCGTTTTTACGTTCCACGGAAGACGGTGCTTTGGTGAAGACGACCTCCGCAACAGTCGAAAGAGGAACGTCCGCACCACGTGGTGTCCGAACCCGCATTCGTTCAAGAGTATGTAGGGTCTCCCGCTGCTCTAATGGTAGCCTGACCATGACGCGGATGCTGTCGATTCCGCGTTGCAGCCGTTGCGCTTCTTCTCCAAAGAAGGACTGGCGAACCTGCTGAGCTAGAAGTTGTTGGGTCAGGCCAAGCTCAGCCGCCTGGGGTTTGAGCCGTAATTCTAATTCATCTTGCCCATAGTTGATGTTCGCCCAAGCAGAGCTGAATTCTTTATATTCTTCCAACATAACCTTTATTTGGCGGGCAACTTCAGCCTTCTCAGGGGACATCGGTCCTCGCAATTCAATATTTAGATTCTCATTGTCGACATTGCGATCTCGATTGATGCTTGAGTCAGACCGAATACGGAACTCTGTTGCCTCTGGAATTGGGCCAATCAGTTCATTCCATCTAGCCGCGAGATCGCTATTTCTGGGGCCAGTGGAACTGCGTAGCGACGGTGCCAAAACCTCGAAAGTGATGGCTCCACGTGACTTGTCAAAATCTCGATGAATTCTTGCAGCACCCACCAGCTTCGAGATGTTTCGGACCAACGACTCCCCAGTCTCAGGGTCAATGAATTCCTTTTGAACTTGAAGTAATCCCGCTTCGATCCTATTCATGTATCGTGCGGTAGTTTCCAAGGAGGTATCGTCAGGCATATCCAGCTCAGCTGAGATACGCTGTTTTTCCACGGAAGGATAGGCAATGAATTCCATTCGGCCACTTAGGCAGTATCCCGCCATCAAGAGCATCGCTGAGACAAACATCGCCAAAACCGATATGCGATATCGTACGGAGAATTCAAGACACGGCTGATAGATCCGCTCAATAAAGTACTCCAAACCGTCGGCAATCGATGTCTGAATCCGCGTGATCGGGTTATTGTGGGGAACCGGCCGCAAATGCTTAAGGTGGGCTGGCAGAATAAACTTAGATTCAATCAAGGAAAAAAGGAGCACTGGTGCCACGACTGGTGGTACCTGAGATGCAAAATCTCCCCAGCTTCCCTCAAAGAATAACAGTGGGATGAATGCGACCATCGTGGTCAAAGCACCAAAGGTGACAGGGACAGTAACTTCCTGGGTACCTTGAACGGCTGCTTCCAAAGGAGAAAGCCCTTCCTTCATTTTTAAATAGACGTTCTCACCCGTCACGATCGCATCGTCGACGACAATTCCCACGACAATAATGAATCCAAACAGGCTCATGACGTTGGCGGTAACCCCAAACCAAGGCATCAGCATCACCCCACCGGCAAAACCAACTGGAATGCCAGCCACGATCCAGAAAGCAAGACCAGGGCGAAGGAATATCCCTAGTAATAACATCACTAGCAGACTGCCTTGGACCATTGATTCAATAAGTGTTGTCAAGCGACCGCGGATCTCGACCGATTCATCATCCCAGATGAACAACTCAATTCCCTCGGGAAAACGACTTCGGGTATTACGGACGTACTCGTGTACCTTGTCGGAAATGTCGATCGCGTTTTCTTTTCCGGTACGCATTACTTCGACAAATAAGGCTGGCCGTCCATTAAACTCAACAATCTTTTCCCCTTCTTCAAAGCCGTCATTGATCGTCGCGACTTCTCCGAGAAGTATGTCGGCACCGTTAGCTGCACGAATGGGGATCTTGCTAAACTCTTGCTCGGAGTAGGCCTGACCACGGGTTCGGACGATGAAGGTGCCACTGTCGCTCTCGATTGAACCTGCAGGTAAATCGATTGAGAATTGCTGGATAGCATCGGTCAGATCTTGCAAACTTAGTCCATAGGCCAGGAGCTTGGTTGTATTGACTTCTACGCTAATTTCGTATTCACGGTCGCCCTGTACTTGTGCCCTGCTGATTCCTGGTAGTGCAATGACATCTTCCTGAACTTGGCGAGCAACCTCACGCAGTTCGTGCGGGCTCAGGTGTCCGGTCACCGCGATGCTAAGTACTTCCCACCAATTGGATGAATCAGGAATCGAAATCTGTGGGCGTTCGGTCTCATCTGGGAACGTGGTGATGGTGTCAATTCGTGATGAGACGTCTTCCAAGAGCACACGCAAATCTGTCCCAGGTTCGGCTTCAACAGTAATTCTTCCGCTACCTTGACGCCCATCGGAAATGATATCCCGAATCCCCTCGACCCCTTCGAGCGATTCTTCAATCGGGATAAGTATCGCTTGTTCAACATCCTTCGCGGTTCCTCCGCGATAAGTCATGTCGATTCGAACCTCTTCCATGCTCCTTTCGGGAGACACTTCTAGTGGGATTTTGTAGAAGGCCGTGTATATACCCGCAATCAATATCGCGAGCATCAAAAAATTTGCGGCGATGCCATTGGTAGTAAACCAGCGAATCATAAGGTCGTCGTCAGTTGGTGACGCTCTCGTCAGTTTCTAAGGAAGTAGACTCGGCAATCGTAATTGTTGGGTTTGCCGGTGGTATGATTTCGATCTTTGCCCCCTTGGGAGTGAAAACCATCGGAGTCGTAGCCAACCACATTCCCTTGGGGACTGACTTCGACGGAACGATCACTTTTTCCGCGTCAGACCAAAGGGGCTCTACCATCAAGGGTAATAGTGTTTGATTCTCTTGGTTCACCAGTACAATTTGGTCCAATTGGCGGACGGCGGCCCTTGGCAGTGCAATCACATCTCGAAGTAACGTCCCCTCAATGGAAGCGATAACCGGTTGACCAATTCTTAGTGGCTTTGTGCCTGATGTACGGCCAAACGGATCCTCGATTCGTGCGATGGCGAACAAGTCACGGGAGTCGGCATCTAAAACCCCTTCCGTACGAACAATCCTCCCATTCCAAATGGAATCGTTCGCTTGCCGGATGCCGTCTTGTAGCTGTACGGCGATCGGGGCGTCATCAGCAAACTCGGGGAGTTCAAGAAATTCTCTTTGTTCGCCCGAAATAGGCAATCGGACCTCGACGTAGTCGATGGCAAACACTTCACCCAACGGAGTATTTGTCCCTGCCAATTGGCCGATGCCGATCAACTTCGACATGACTCGACCGTCGAACGGAGCAACGATCTTCGTTCTCCCAAGATTTAATCTCGCCTGCTCTACTTGTGTTTCAGCTAACGCGACATTGGCTTCAGCCTGCTCTCGGCTCGCAGAAGCCGTTTCCACTTCTCCCTGAGAAACGGCATTTGATTCCACAAGTCTGAGTTTGCGTTCTTCAACAAGCTTGGCAAGCTTAAGTTCCGATTTGGCGACCTCTAACTCAGACTCAGAGACCGAAAGCGCCGTTTGGTAGTCGCTAGGGTCGATCTCAACAAGAACATCCCCCTTGTTAAAGTAAGCCCCCACTTCAAACGAAGCGTTAATACTAGCAACCGTGCCAGAGACCTGCGAAGTCAGTGTTACTTGGTTATGCGGTTGCACGACTGCATGTGTCTTGACCACGACAGGATAGTCGACCACCTCAATTTCCTCGACCCGAGAGCGGAGTAGAACCTTTCGGGGCTCGGGCCGCGAGGGACGCTCGACTTTCTCGGCCAATAGTTGAAAGCCGAACCAGCCTGCGGCTAGAATTCCGCATGGAATTGCGAGTCTAAGCAGAAGTCCAGCCAGATACCTAGGTTTTGATGAATTCGTTGTCATATCTAAATTTCAAGTTATTTGGTTAAATCGAGCAGGATAGCATCGGGAGCATGCCTTCTTAAATTGAGATTCAACACCATTCCGTTCTCGATGGGTCGAACCTACTGAGGTTGGACTTGCTATTCTCCGGATATCGCTCGCCACTTCGGCCCAAAGTTCTGTTGTGCCGCCCCAACTCTTGAGGGACACGCACGACAAGTGGATGAAACGGTTGTTCGGATGACGGCGACTTTAACGCTGACGGTCGGGGTTTGGCGTTAAGCTTTTCGGCCTGACGTGGTTTGATTCTTCCAGTTGCATCAAATTCTCCGATGATAAGACAGGTGCGGTTCGTTCCTATCTTGCTGGTTTTCCGAGAAATTCGATGCGATATGCACTTAAATTGCCTGCAGCCTACCCGTTTCGGAAGGGGCTGGTCTTGTTGCTTGCCTTGTTCGGTGTTGGTGGTGTGGGCTGCACCAGTCCGCAGGACTGGTTTGCGAACGGCTTTAAGGTGGGACCTAACTATTGCACACCGTCCGCTCCGGTAGCACAAGACTGGATCGATGCCAACGACAAGCGGGTGATTAATGACCCGGTTAATGCCACGGCTTGGTGGGCTACTGCTTTCAACGACCCCGTTTTGAACCAACTTGTTACCGAGGCATACACTCAGAATTTGACGGTTCGACAGGCTGGTGCCCGCATTATGCAGGCACGGGCACTTCGACAGATTGCCGTGGGGAACTTCTTCCCTCAGCAACAAGCATTGTCGGCGGAGTACTCTCACAATCTCACCACGGGCTCTGGCTTTGATCGACACTTCAGCGTCTGGCGAGGGTCCTTCGCGCTCGCTTGGGAAATTGATTTCTGGGGCCGGTATCGCCGAGCGATCGAATCGGCAGACGCTGATCTCGACGCTGCAATCTACGACTACGGTGATGTCGTCGTCACACTTGTGGCCGACGTCGCGGCAACCTACATCGATATCCGCACGCTTCAAACACGGTTGGAACTCGTCAAACTCAATGTGGAAAATCAACGGAAGACCTATGAGTTAACTGAAATTCGTTTTCGAAATGGCGAATCGAGTGAGGTCGACGTGCAGCAGGCAAAGTCAAGCCTAGTCCAAACGGAATCCCTCGTTCCCCAAGTGGAGACATCCCTTCGACAATCACAGAACCAACTTTGTATTTTGCTTGGCATGCCGCCCGAGTTGATCCTGGAAATGCTCGGGGATGGTAAAATTCCTGACGTCAAATCAGAGATCGCCCTGGGCATCCCGGCAGCAACCCTGCTGCAGCGCCCCGACGTTCGCCGCGCAGAGCGGGATTTGGCGTCGCAAAGTGCTGTGATAGGCGTGGCTGAGTCTGAGCTATATCCGCACATTACTTTGGTTGGGACTGTGGGAAGAAGTGCAAATCAGTTTAAGGATCTATTTCGCGCTGGTTCGGGTTTTGGATCGGTGGGGCCAAACCTTGACTGGAATATCTTGAACTACGGACGCATCGTCGGGAACATCCAGTTCCAGGATGCCCGATTCCAGGAGCTGTTGGCTGCCTATCAGCAAACGGTTCTCAACGCCAATCTGGAAGCTGAAAACGCCATCATCCAATTCCTAAAGGCTCAGGAACAACTCCGGCTGCAACTAGAAGCTGCCGAGGCTGCGGATAAAACCAATGAGCTTATTACCTTGCAATTCGAGGAAGGTGAGGAAATTGACTTCAATCGTGTGTTTAGTGTCCAAAATACTAAGACACAGCAGGAAGTCGCCGCGGCGGGAGCCAAAGGTGACGTCGCCCAAAGTGTGGTGGCGATTTACCGTGCCCTTGGCGGCGGTTGGCCTTCTCCTTACTTGACACAACCAATAGGAGAGCCAGATGAGCCATCCGAGGTTCCCAATAATGCGGAAGAAATCGAGGCCCCGCCTGGTAACAATCCACTGTCAATCGACGAGGTTTTGGAGAACCCCGTTGATGATTAGTTGTATCTCGCTGCATCATTTCCAACTTTGAATAGCTAAGAGGGAAATTTGAAGACCCTGCATCGACGAAAACCCCACTAGTACTAGCAACTCCATGTCTAGTTGTGCCTCGGGTCGGAATACTTCTGGTTACCACCGATGGCCATGAATACTCTCATCATCGCTGACAACATTGCTCTATTGCTTAGCTGGTACGAAGACGGCCATCGAGTCCTCCCAGAGGCTGTCGGAAAGTGCTCGCTTTTCCGAACCATCTGCGTTCATGATGAACTGTTGGCCATAGGGCTGGAACGTTTTTTCATACAAGGAGGCCTCCTCGCGCCAGCCGTACATGGCACTGTTATAAAAAATTTGCTTCCCGTCTGTTGTCCATGTGGCATGGCCATCGACGCCCTTGGAGGTCGTTAGACGGTTCAGATCACTTCCATCAGGGCGGATTGAGAAGACGTCGAAATTCATTTCCTTGTCACCCCGGGTGAAGACGATTCGCGTCCCGTCTGGCGACCACTGCGGTAACGTATCATGCCCCAATGTAAGTTGCCGGACCGATTGGTCCTTCAGATTGACTATCTGAAGTCCCATCGCCTTATTGCCCCAGGCCCGAAAAACAATTTCTTTCCCATCGGGTGACCAACTTGGGAAGCCAGCGTTTGAGACGCCCGTTGGATTCTTGATAGCCTTCAATCCAGTTCCATCCGGGCGGATCAGCATCAACTCGGCCGGGCGCTGACTGCGTCCCTTAAGGAAGCTCCCATATCCGAAAACGATCCACTCGCCGTCAGGTGACCAGCAGGGAGCGAACGCTTGAAGCCCTTCTTCCGCCTGAAAGATTTCTCTCCGATTTAAACCGTCAGGATCCATGACTGAAAGGCCCGAGTTCCCATCGCCACGCCCAACAATAAGCTTTCGTTCGCCATCCTTACGAGTCAGCAATAACTGCCGACCATTCTTGGACATGACAGGAAATACATCGGTATATCGATATTCGTAGTCTGGATCCCAGCTATACAACTTTTGATTTTGCTTTCTCGGCTGAAAACTCACCTTCTCGTAGACCATGGATTTACCATCGGGTGACCACGACGGACATCGCATTTGGCCTGGTACGCGGCTTGAAACGTCGACATAAGCAACTCCTTGGTTGGGTCCTGCCTTGACGAGATATCCGATATTTCCATCGTTTAGGAACTGTGGTCCAACCTTTAGGCCAGGGCCAGTGGTATGTTCTTTGCGTTGGCCTGTTTCTACGTCAATCGACACAATTTGGGATGTGGTTGTCTCAGAAGCTCCAGGCCAATGAGCTTTCCATGTTTCTTCTACGGTAATTTCGTAGAACACGATTCGCCTACCATCGTAAGACCATTTCGGCGAACCCGTGGCACTTCCGGATTTAGTGAGCCGACGAAGCCCTGTACCGTCCGGCCTGACAACATAGATACTAAGATCCTGAACATGCTCCCAACCAGCACCGCTACTATGCCCCTGCCACTCCGTATTTCGATCGGAGGA
It includes:
- a CDS encoding sigma-70 family RNA polymerase sigma factor, yielding MSEVTRIIQQIQNGNRSATSELLPLVYAELRHIAAQKIRNELPGQTLQPTALVHEAYLRLVGNLHDGWDGRAHFFGAAAEAMRRILIESARRRKSLKRGGERHQFEIDEADAIDSGKDVDELLDLDAALSKLSHVEPELAKLVELRYFVGLTIDEAADALNISPSTVKRQWSYARAWLGRELGGSISAD
- a CDS encoding efflux RND transporter permease subunit: MIRWFTTNGIAANFLMLAILIAGIYTAFYKIPLEVSPERSMEEVRIDMTYRGGTAKDVEQAILIPIEESLEGVEGIRDIISDGRQGSGRITVEAEPGTDLRVLLEDVSSRIDTITTFPDETERPQISIPDSSNWWEVLSIAVTGHLSPHELREVARQVQEDVIALPGISRAQVQGDREYEISVEVNTTKLLAYGLSLQDLTDAIQQFSIDLPAGSIESDSGTFIVRTRGQAYSEQEFSKIPIRAANGADILLGEVATINDGFEEGEKIVEFNGRPALFVEVMRTGKENAIDISDKVHEYVRNTRSRFPEGIELFIWDDESVEIRGRLTTLIESMVQGSLLVMLLLGIFLRPGLAFWIVAGIPVGFAGGVMLMPWFGVTANVMSLFGFIIVVGIVVDDAIVTGENVYLKMKEGLSPLEAAVQGTQEVTVPVTFGALTTMVAFIPLLFFEGSWGDFASQVPPVVAPVLLFSLIESKFILPAHLKHLRPVPHNNPITRIQTSIADGLEYFIERIYQPCLEFSVRYRISVLAMFVSAMLLMAGYCLSGRMEFIAYPSVEKQRISAELDMPDDTSLETTARYMNRIEAGLLQVQKEFIDPETGESLVRNISKLVGAARIHRDFDKSRGAITFEVLAPSLRSSTGPRNSDLAARWNELIGPIPEATEFRIRSDSSINRDRNVDNENLNIELRGPMSPEKAEVARQIKVMLEEYKEFSSAWANINYGQDELELRLKPQAAELGLTQQLLAQQVRQSFFGEEAQRLQRGIDSIRVMVRLPLEQRETLHTLERMRVRTPRGADVPLSTVAEVVFTKAPSSVERKNGAEILRCGAQPVDATVDILGIAEELSPEIQELCQQHNLSFEYVGYVAEAEDAQRKTILGACLLAFVLYGLLAVALKSLGQPFFVLLAVPFAIIGALLGHIAMDITPSYLSIFGMLALAGVAVNDTLVMVDYVNQRRAEGASLREAALQAGARRFRPIMLTSITTFVGLVPLLMDKSLQAQFLIPMAASLAFGVMFATLVTLFLIPCALLATDDLRKALVAVKRWYFQPFVSNEC
- a CDS encoding efflux transporter outer membrane subunit, with protein sequence MRYALKLPAAYPFRKGLVLLLALFGVGGVGCTSPQDWFANGFKVGPNYCTPSAPVAQDWIDANDKRVINDPVNATAWWATAFNDPVLNQLVTEAYTQNLTVRQAGARIMQARALRQIAVGNFFPQQQALSAEYSHNLTTGSGFDRHFSVWRGSFALAWEIDFWGRYRRAIESADADLDAAIYDYGDVVVTLVADVAATYIDIRTLQTRLELVKLNVENQRKTYELTEIRFRNGESSEVDVQQAKSSLVQTESLVPQVETSLRQSQNQLCILLGMPPELILEMLGDGKIPDVKSEIALGIPAATLLQRPDVRRAERDLASQSAVIGVAESELYPHITLVGTVGRSANQFKDLFRAGSGFGSVGPNLDWNILNYGRIVGNIQFQDARFQELLAAYQQTVLNANLEAENAIIQFLKAQEQLRLQLEAAEAADKTNELITLQFEEGEEIDFNRVFSVQNTKTQQEVAAAGAKGDVAQSVVAIYRALGGGWPSPYLTQPIGEPDEPSEVPNNAEEIEAPPGNNPLSIDEVLENPVDD
- a CDS encoding efflux RND transporter periplasmic adaptor subunit encodes the protein MVDYPVVVKTHAVVQPHNQVTLTSQVSGTVASINASFEVGAYFNKGDVLVEIDPSDYQTALSVSESELEVAKSELKLAKLVEERKLRLVESNAVSQGEVETASASREQAEANVALAETQVEQARLNLGRTKIVAPFDGRVMSKLIGIGQLAGTNTPLGEVFAIDYVEVRLPISGEQREFLELPEFADDAPIAVQLQDGIRQANDSIWNGRIVRTEGVLDADSRDLFAIARIEDPFGRTSGTKPLRIGQPVIASIEGTLLRDVIALPRAAVRQLDQIVLVNQENQTLLPLMVEPLWSDAEKVIVPSKSVPKGMWLATTPMVFTPKGAKIEIIPPANPTITIAESTSLETDESVTN